From a region of the Sesamum indicum cultivar Zhongzhi No. 13 linkage group LG3, S_indicum_v1.0, whole genome shotgun sequence genome:
- the LOC105157310 gene encoding protein-L-isoaspartate O-methyltransferase 1 isoform X2 codes for MVEQLKSYGVMKSQKVAEVMETIDRGLFVPEGTPPYVDSPMQIGYNATISAPHMHATCLELLENYLKPGMHALDVGSGTGYLTACFAVMVGPQGRAIGVEHIPELAESSLKNIEKSAAAPLLKEGSLSIHIGDGRQGWPEFAPYDAIHVGAAAPEIPPALIEQLKPGGRLVIPVGNIFQDLKVVDKNEDGTLIVRSEISVRYIPLTSREAQLRGY; via the exons ATGGTGGAGCAATTGAAGAGTTATGGAGTGATGAAGTCACAGAAAGTGGCAGAAGTAATGGAAACCATTGACAGGGGTTTGTTTGTACCTGAGGGCACGCCCCCATATGTTGATAGTCCTATGCAGATTGGCTACAATGCTACTATCTCTGCACCTCATATGCATGCTACATGCCTTGAGTTGTTGGAGAACTACTTGAAACCTGGCATGCATGCTCTGGATGTTGGTTCCG GGACGGGCTACTTGACTGCTTGCTTTGCTGTTATGGTTGGACCACAAGGCCGGGCCATTGGTGTGGAACATATTCCTGAGTTGGCTGAATCTtcacttaaaaatattgaaaagagCGCAGCTGCCCCACTATTGAAAGAAGGATCCCTCTCGATCCATATTGGTG ATGGCAGACAAGGGTGGCCAGAGTTTGCACCTTATGACGCCATTCACGTTGGAGCTGCTGCCCCAGAAATTCCTCCAGCACTTATTGAACAATTGAAACCTGGTGGCCGATTAGTGATACCCGTTGGGAACATCTTCCAGGACCTGAAAGTTGTGGACAAGAATGAAGATGGCACACTAATTGTCCGGAGCGAGATTTCTGTTCGATATATTCCGCTAACAAGTCGAGAAGCTCAGCTGCGGGGATACTAG
- the LOC105157308 gene encoding probable galactinol--sucrose galactosyltransferase 2: MTITAVPVIKNGCLMVRGKVVLTGVPGNVVISPASSGSAFIGASSTSSSSRHVFSLGVLENCKFMCLFIAKIWWMIPRVGKSASDIPLETQMLLLEAEEESALDLVDEEIPGEPTSTNKFYVLVLPMLDGAFRTTLQGTKSNELQFCYESGDPEVQTCQAMEGVFVNSGDNPFELLKDSIKILAKHKGTFSHLESKKTPAHLDWFGWCTWDAFYTDVSPSGIKEGLESFKEGGISPKFLIIDDGWQETTNEFEKEGEPLIEGTQFATRLSDIKENSKFKVSESGGSSTNLKELIHYIKENYGLKYVYMWHALAGYWGGVLTSSEALKKYNPKLAHPVQSPGKLGNIRDIAMDSLEKYGVGVIDPQKVYDFYNDMHGYLASSGVDGVKVDVQNLLETLGAGYGGRVSITRQYHEALDKSVEKNFVDNNLICCMCHNSDSIFSSKNSATSRASEDFMPNEPTFQTLHIASVSFNSLLLGEVVVPDWDMFHSNHDTAEFHGAARALGGCPVYVSDKPGKHDFKILRKLVLPDGSILRARYAGRPTRDCLFIDPVMDGKSLLKIWNLNKLTGVVGVFNCQGAGSWPMKQAPECNENSKPAAVSISGRVSPLDVEFLEEIAGETWDGECAVYAFNTGSLSRVPKNKTIEVSLGVLQCEIYTISPIKVFNENVDFAPLGLIKMYNSGGAIEDCTFEDTITVKARGSGLFGAFSSKKPRCCKVDKIDEDFTYNSENGLLTVNLQSESSFKEIEFVY, from the exons ATGACTATCACAGCTGTGCCGGTGATCAAGAATGGCTGCCTCATGGTTCGTGGCAAGGTCGTCCTGACGGGAGTTCCAGGAAACGTTGTCATTTCGCCTGCAAGTTCAGGATCAGCTTTCATAGGAGCTAGTTCAACGAGTTCGAGTTCTCGCCATGTTTTCAGTCTTGGAGTTCTTGA AAACTGCAAGTTCATGTGTCTGTTCATAGCCAAGATCTGGTGGATGATACCGCGGGTTGGGAAATCAGCTAGTGATATTCCTCTGGAGACTCAGATGCTTCTGTTGGAGGCAGAGGAAGAATCTGCCCTGGATTTAGTAGATGAGGAGATTCCTGGAGAACCCACGAGCACAAACAAATTCTACGTTCTCGTATTGCCCATGCTGGACGGAGCTTTTAGGACTACTCTTCAAGGGACTAAGTCAAATGAGCTCCAGTTCTGCTATGAAAGTG GTGATCCTGAAGTCCAGACTTGTCAGGCGATGGAAGGAGTTTTTGTGAATTCAGGGGACAACCCTTTTGAACTCCTCAAGGATTCAATTAA GATATTGGCCAAACACAAGGGTACATTTAGTCATCTGGAAAGCAAAAAG ACTCCAGCTCATCTAGACTGGTTTGGGTGGTGCACTTGGGATGCTTTTTACACTGATGTTAGTCCAAGTGGAATCAAGGAGGGTCTTGAGAG CTTCAAAGAAGGCGGAATTTCTCCTAAGTTCCTGATCATAGATGACGGATGGcaagaaacaacaaatgaGTTTGAGAAGGAAGGCGAGCCACTCATCGAAGGAACACA ATTTGCTACCAGATTAAGTGATATCAAGGAAAACAGCAAGTTCAAGGTCTCAGAGTCAGGCGGTTCAAGTACCAATCTCAAGGAGTTAATTCATTACATCAAAGAGAATTACGGACTAAA ATACGTGTACATGTGGCACGCTTTAGCCGGTTACTGGGGTGGAGTCCTCACCTCATCTGAAGCCCTCAAAAAATACAACCCGAAGCTTGCTCATCCTGTGCAGTCGCCAGGGAAGTTGGGGAATATCAGAGACATAGCCATGGACAGCTTGGAGAAGTATGGAGTTGGAGTGATAGACCCTCAAAAAGTATATGACTTTTACAACGATATGCACGGTTATCTTGCCAGCAGCGGTGTGGATGGAGTAAAAGTCGATGTCCAAAATTTGTTAGAAACCTTGGGTGCTGGATATGGAGGAAGAGTGTCCATTACCAGACAGTACCATGAAGCCCTTGACAAGTCTGTAGAGAAGAACTTCGTGGACAATAACTTGATTTGCTGTATGTGTCATAATTCAGACTCCATTTTCAG TTCAAAGAACAGCGCTACTTCTAGAGCATCAGAGGATTTCATGCCAAACGAGCCGACTTTCCAGACGTTGCATATTGCATCAGTGTCTTTCAACAGTCTTCTGTTAGGCGAAGTCGTTGTACCTGACTGGGATATGTTCCAT AGCAACCATGACACTGCTGAGTTCCATGGCGCAGCAAGAGCATTGGGTGGCTGTCCGGTCTATGTAAG TGACAAGCCAGGAAAACATGATTTCAAAATCCTGAGGAAACTTGTTCTGCCTGATGGATCCATCTTGAGGGCTAGATATGCTGGCAGGCCAACACGAGACTGCCTGTTCATCGATCCAGTCATGGATGGCAAGAG CTTACTCAAGATATGGAACTTGAACAAGCTAACTGGAGTAGTTGGAGTCTTCAACTGCCAAGGTGCTGGAAGTTGGCCAATGAAACAAGCACCGGAATGCAATGAAAACTCCAAGCCTGCAGCCGTTTCTATCTCAGGCCGTGTCAGTCCTCTTGATGTCGAGTTTCTTGAGGAGATCGCAGGAGAAACTTGGGATGGAGAATGTGCTGTATATGCATTCAACACAG GATCCCTTTCCAGAGTGCCGAAGAACAAAACCATTGAAGTGTCGTTAGGCGTATTACAGTGCGAAATATATACCATCTCCCCAATAAAA GTATTCAACGAAAACGTCGACTTTGCACCCCTCGGACTAATCAAAATGTACAACTCGGGAGGCGCGATCGAGGATTGTACCTTCGAAGATACCATAACAGTCAAAGCAAGAGGATCTGGCTTGTTTGGAGCATTTTCAAGCAAAAAACCAAGGTGCTGTAAGGTAGACAAGATAGATGAGGACTTCACATACAATTCTGAGAATGGATTGCTGACAGTGAACCTTCAAAGTGAGAGCAGCTTCAAAGAGATTGAATTTGTATATTAA
- the LOC105157309 gene encoding 28 kDa ribonucleoprotein, chloroplastic-like, whose translation MSLAAKTVLKPMLMATNGCLTSTPSLFATSKASYSHRYLPIPFKPVKFQLCCSYSSSRSFPALFSLKKKESVLRVSVVAAQQQENNPVVFAEQEEGEQEFQGNFTWDASDNEVEGGESDGVVEAVGDAGDSDGYVEPPEEAKVYVGNLPYDVDSEQLAGLFKEAGVVEIAEVIYNRDTDQSRGFGFVTMSTVEEADKAVEMFHRFDVGGRLLTVNRAAPRGSRPERAPRVFEPTYRIYVGNLPWSVDDDRLEQVFSEHGKVVSARVVSDRETGRSRGFGFVVMSTESEMNDAIANLDGQSLDGRAIRVNVAQDRPRRSF comes from the exons atGTCTCTTGCTGCTAAAACTGTATTGAAACCTATGTTAATGGCGACAAATGGTTGCCTGACTTCAACCCCGTCACTCTTTGCTACTTCAAAAGCTTCGTATTCGCACCGTTATCTTCCAATCCCGTTTAAGCCCGTCAAATTCCAACTCTGTTGCTCCTATTCTTCTTCACGTTCATTCCCCGCTTTATTCtctttgaagaagaaagaatccGTTTTGAGAGTGTCTGTGGTAGCCGCTCAGCAACAAGAGAACAACCCGGTTGTTTTTGCGGAGCAAGAAGAGGGAGAGCAAGAATTTCAGGGAAATTTCACATGGGATGCGTCCGATAATGAAGTTGAAGGAGGGGAGAGTGATGGGGTTGTGGAGGCGGTGGGGGACGCTGGAGACAGTGATGGGTATGTGGAGCCACCTGAGGAAGCAAAAGTGTATGTGGGGAATTTGCCGTATGATGTGGATAGTGAGCAATTGGCTGGGCTTTTCAAGGAGGCTGGTGTTGTAGAAATTGCTGAG GTTATCTACAATAGGGACACTGATCAGAGTCGGGGGTTCGGGTTTGTGACAATGAGTACTGTGGAAGAAGCTGATAAGGCTGTTGAAATGTTCCATCGTTTT GATGTGGGTGGCAGACTCTTAACTGTTAATAGAGCTGCTCCAAGAGGATCAAGACCTGAACGCGCCCCTCGAGTGTTTGAACCTACTTACAGAATATATGTTGGTAACTTGCCGTGGAGTGTGGATGATGATCGTCTTGAGCAGGTTTTCAGTGAGCATGGTAAAGTCGTGAGTGCTCGTGTAGTCTCTGATAGGGAGACTGGAAGATCACGTGGTTTTGGCTTTGTAGTGATGTCAACTGAGTCTGAAATGAATGATGCCATTGCTAATCTTGATGGACAG AGTTTGGATGGGAGAGCAATCAGAGTAAATGTTGCCCAAGACAGACCAAGGCGCAGTTTTTGA
- the LOC105157310 gene encoding protein-L-isoaspartate O-methyltransferase 1 isoform X1 — protein MERYFSGNGISKNKEMVEQLKSYGVMKSQKVAEVMETIDRGLFVPEGTPPYVDSPMQIGYNATISAPHMHATCLELLENYLKPGMHALDVGSGTGYLTACFAVMVGPQGRAIGVEHIPELAESSLKNIEKSAAAPLLKEGSLSIHIGDGRQGWPEFAPYDAIHVGAAAPEIPPALIEQLKPGGRLVIPVGNIFQDLKVVDKNEDGTLIVRSEISVRYIPLTSREAQLRGY, from the exons ATGGAG CGGTACTTTAGCGGAAATGGTATCAGTAAGAACAAAGAGATGGTGGAGCAATTGAAGAGTTATGGAGTGATGAAGTCACAGAAAGTGGCAGAAGTAATGGAAACCATTGACAGGGGTTTGTTTGTACCTGAGGGCACGCCCCCATATGTTGATAGTCCTATGCAGATTGGCTACAATGCTACTATCTCTGCACCTCATATGCATGCTACATGCCTTGAGTTGTTGGAGAACTACTTGAAACCTGGCATGCATGCTCTGGATGTTGGTTCCG GGACGGGCTACTTGACTGCTTGCTTTGCTGTTATGGTTGGACCACAAGGCCGGGCCATTGGTGTGGAACATATTCCTGAGTTGGCTGAATCTtcacttaaaaatattgaaaagagCGCAGCTGCCCCACTATTGAAAGAAGGATCCCTCTCGATCCATATTGGTG ATGGCAGACAAGGGTGGCCAGAGTTTGCACCTTATGACGCCATTCACGTTGGAGCTGCTGCCCCAGAAATTCCTCCAGCACTTATTGAACAATTGAAACCTGGTGGCCGATTAGTGATACCCGTTGGGAACATCTTCCAGGACCTGAAAGTTGTGGACAAGAATGAAGATGGCACACTAATTGTCCGGAGCGAGATTTCTGTTCGATATATTCCGCTAACAAGTCGAGAAGCTCAGCTGCGGGGATACTAG
- the LOC105157311 gene encoding leucine-rich repeat receptor-like serine/threonine/tyrosine-protein kinase SOBIR1, which yields MALTQYQSHFFLFCFFTLIFLVHSRPSLLSSDFDALLLVHKGFGLGLRPAPERNLCDSSGVFCERRIVNNSHVLRVTRVVFESQQLKGRLSPAIGQLSELKELSLPNNLLVDQIPAQIVDCQKLEVLNLGNNRFSGKIPSGLSSLIRLRVLDLSANRFTGNLKFLKYFPNLEKLNLADNMFAGKVPVSLRSFRNLRFINLSGNGLLEGALPLMHNDLDQYLSSELSEERIPKRYVFAEVSQGKNESLSAVAPASSQGSNGAAAPSPMAVPSHKHKKNDRKKILGWILGFLAGGLAGIVSGMVFSMLSKLLLFLIRGRGKDGSLKIFSPLIKKPEDLAFLEKEDGLASLDVIGRGGCGEVFKAVLPGSNGKEIAIKKIIQPPRDADELTEEDSKMMNKKMRQIRSEIQTVGQIRHRNLLALLAHLPRPDCHYLVYEYMKNGSLQDYLQHVKEGKKELDWSARYRIALGVASGLEYLHMNHSPRIIHRDLKPANVLLDDDMEARIADFGLAKAMPDANTHVTTSNVAGTVGYIAPEYYQTFKFTDKCDIYSFGVVLGVLVMGKLPSDDFFQHTDELSLVKWMRNVMTSEDPKRAIDPKLLGNGYEEQMLLVLKVACFCTLDNPKERPNSKDARCMLSQIRH from the coding sequence ATGGCTCTGACACAATACCAATCccatttcttccttttctgtttcttcacattgatttttcttgttcacTCGAGGCcatctcttctctcttctGACTTTGACGCCCTCTTGCTCGTGCACAAAGGCTTCGGCCTCGGCCTCCGCCCCGCTCCAGAGAGGAATCTTTGTGATTCCTCCGGGGTATTCTGCGAGCGGCGAATCGTGAACAATTCCCATGTTCTCAGAGTTACTCGTGTGGTCTTTGAATCCCAGCAGCTTAAGGGAAGACTTTCTCCTGCCATTGGTCAACTCTCCGAGCTGAAAGAACTCTCCTTGCCAAACAACCTACTCGTCGACCAAATCCCAGCTCAAATCGTCGACTGCCAGAAACTTGAGGTCCTCAACCTCGGAAACAATCGATTTTCTGGGAAAATTCCATCGGGGTTGTCGTCTTTAATCCGTCTCCGGGTCCTGGATTTGTCGGCAAACAGGTTCACGGGGAATCTTAAGTTCTTGAAATACTTTCCCAACCTGGAAAAACTCAATCTTGCTGACAACATGTTTGCAGGAAAGGTCCCGGTGTCTTTGAGATCTTTCCGGAATCTCAGATTCATCAACTTATCTGGCAACGGTTTGCTCGAGGGTGCGTTGCCATTGATGCATAATGATCTAGATCAGTACTTATCCTCGGAATTGTCTGAAGAGAGAATCCCAAAACGTTATGTTTTTGCTGAAGTTTCACAGGGCAAGAATGAGTCCCTTTCCGCCGTGGCGCCAGCTTCAAGCCAGGGCTCTAATGGCGCCGCAGCCCCGTCCCCAATGGCAGTACCAAGTCATAAACACAAGAAGAAtgatagaaagaaaatacttgGTTGGATTCTTGGATTCTTGGCTGGAGGTTTAGCAGGAATCGTCTCTGGAATGGTGTTTTCTATGCTTTCCAAGCTGCTCTTGTTTCTAATCAGAGGGCGTGGCAAGGATGGCAGCTTGAAAATCTTCAGCCCTCTGATCAAGAAGCCCGAGGACTTAGCTTTCCTGGAGAAAGAAGATGGATTAGCATCCCTTGATGTTATTGGAAGAGGTGGATGTGGAGAAGTTTTCAAAGCTGTTCTACCCGGAAGTAACGGGAAAGAAATTGCTATCAAGAAGATAATTCAACCCCCCAGAGATGCAGACGAGCTCACAGAAGAAGACAGCAAGATGATGAACAAGAAAATGCGGCAAATCAGGTCGGAAATCCAGACCGTAGGTCAGATAAGACATCGGAATTTGCTTGCCCTGCTAGCCCATCTGCCCCGGCCAGACTGCCATTACTTGGTCTACGAGTACATGAAGAATGGCAGCCTTCAAGACTATCTCCAACATGTAAAAGAaggtaaaaaagaattagactGGTCGGCTAGGTACAGGATTGCTCTAGGAGTGGCTTCCGGGCTCGAGTATCTACACATGAATCATTCCCCTCGCATTATCCACAGAGACCTGAAGCCAGCAAACGTGCTCCTGGACGATGATATGGAGGCCAGAATTGCAGACTTCGGGCTTGCAAAAGCAATGCCTGATGCTAACACTCACGTTACAACGTCGAATGTTGCAGGAACCGTGGGATACATCGCCCCGGAGTATTACCAAACGTTTAAGTTCACGGATAAGTGCGACATATACAGCTTCGGTGTGGTGCTAGGTGTTCTGGTGATGGGGAAGCTGCCATCAGATGATTTTTTCCAGCACACGGACGAGCTGAGTTTGGTGAAATGGATGAGAAATGTGATGACTTCTGAGGACCCGAAACGAGCAATTGATCCCAAGCTGCTGGGAAATGGTTATGAGGAGCAGATGCTCTTGGTTCTTAAAGTTGCCTGCTTTTGTACTCTGGATAATCCCAAAGAAAGGCCTAACAGCAAGGATGCTAGGTGTATGCTGTCTCAGATAAGGCATTAG